The Sebastes umbrosus isolate fSebUmb1 chromosome 19, fSebUmb1.pri, whole genome shotgun sequence genome has a segment encoding these proteins:
- the lman2la gene encoding lectin, mannose-binding 2-like a encodes MAASSRSLHYREPKSPFRRKTMPFKPYWTFAFLIVTASRCFADDDHEMEEFLKREYSLSKPYQGVGSLGSSHWELMGDAMVTTEQVRLTPDKQSRQGAVWGRLPCHLTDWEMQVHFKIHGKGKKNLNGDGLAIWYTKERAQKGPVFGNMDNFTGLGVFVDTYPNEEKQLEAQKKRYTPRTQRIFPFVLAMVGNGSISYDHERDGRPTELGGCNAMVRNLKHDTFLFIRYVRRRLTIMIDIDGQHEWRDCLDIPGVRLPLGYYFGATSITGDLSDNHDIISLKLYQLTVLRSQREEEEEDDKEEITIPSVDNIELLRSGQSDEGMSGIAIFFTVLFSMLGCIFLIVIGLVVYSHWNESRRKRFY; translated from the exons ATGGCTGCCAGCAGCAGGAGTCTTCATTACAGGGAGCCCAAATCACCATTCAGACGGAAAACAATGCCTTTTAAACCATACTGGACTTTCGCTTTTCTTATTGTCACTGCGAGCCGGTGTTTCGCCGACGATGACCACGAAATGGAAGAGTTTTTGAAGCGGGAATACTCCCTTTCCAAGCCTTACCAAG GTGTGGGATCCCTGGGCTCCTCCCACTGGGAGCTGATGGGGGATGCCATGGTAACCACCGAGCAGGTGCGCCTCACACCTGACAAGCAGAGCCGGCAGGGGGCAGTGTGGGGCCGCCTT cCTTGCCATCTGACAGACTGGGAGATGCAGGTGCACTTTAAGATTCAtgggaaaggaaagaagaaccTGAATGGTGACGGGCTGGCCATTTGGTACACTAAAGAACGTGCACAGAAAG GTCCTGTATTTGGAAATATGGACAACTTCACTGGTTTGGGTGTGTTTGTGGACACGTATCCCAACGAGGAAAAACAGCTAGAG GCGCAGAAGAAAAGATATACTCCTCGCACACAG AGGATCTTCCCTTTCGTTCTGGCCATGGTCGGGAACGGCAGCATCAGCTACGACCACGAGCGTGACGGTCGGCCCACAGAGCTGGGCGGCTGCAACGCCATGGTGCGCAACCTCAAGCATGACACCTTCCTCTTCATCCGATACGTCCGCCGCAGGCTCACG ATAATGATAGATATCGACGGGCAACATGAGTGGAGGGACTGCCTGGACATACCCGGGGTGCGGCTTCCCCTAGGCTATTATTTTGGAGCCACATCCATCACTGGAGACCTCTCAG ATAACCATGATATCATTTCCCTGAAACTCTACCAACTGACGGTGTTGCGGAGtcaaagagaagaggaagaggaggacgacaaAGAGGAGATAACCATACCCAGCGTGGATAACATTGAGCTACTCAGAT CGGGTCAGAGCGACGAAGGGATGAGCGGAATAGCTATTTTCTTCACCGTGCTCTTCTCCATGCTGGGTTGCATCTTCCTCATCGTCATCGGCCTGGTGGTCTACAGCCACTGGAACGAGAGCCGACGCAAGCGCTTCTACtga
- the mtfp1 gene encoding mitochondrial fission process protein 1, with the protein MDPIEEKTSKTVDIYRDTWVRFLGYANEVGEAFRALVPVSFVWGSYAVATVYVTADAVDKGKKAAVAHGDNPGRTTRVAAAVVDTFVWQALASVIIPGFTINRVCAASLHLLGKTTKWPLPVRKWTTTAIGLSTIPFIITPIDRSVDYLLDSSLRKIYNEGEKHE; encoded by the exons aTGGATCCCATTGAAGAGAAAACAAGCAAAACGGTCGACATTTATCGCGACACATGGGTCCGCTTCCTGG GCTATGCCAACGAGGTCGGGGAGGCTTTCCGTGCTCTGGTACCAGTGAGTTTTGTCTGGGGCAGCTATGCCGTGGCCACTGTGTACGTCACTGCTGATGCTGTGGACAAAGGGAAGAAAGCAGCTGTG GCCCATGGGGACAACCCAGGGAGGACGACGCGGGTAGCAGCGGCAGTGGTGGACACGTTTGTGTGGCAGGCCCTCGCCTCTGTGATCATCCCGGGCTTCACCATTAACCGCGTGTGTGCTGCGTCACTACACCTGCTGGGCAAAACCACCAAGTGGCCGCTGCCAGTCCGCAAGTGGACCACCACAGCTATAGGCCTCTCTACGATCCCCTTCATCATTACTCCTATAGACAG GTCAGTGGATTACCTGCTTGACTCGAGCCTTCGGAAGATCTACAATGAGGGAGAGAAGCACGAATAA